From Caballeronia insecticola, a single genomic window includes:
- a CDS encoding lactate utilization protein B, translated as MSKTVRIDHAKAAGAFLQKPDHVAFHDKRLWDLRMKRDAQAHGIPEWETLRDLASGIKEHTLSNLADYIAQFADQAAKNGVVVHFAADAQEHNELVYQLMSERGMTSLVKSKSMLTDECYMRDYLEPRGITVMETDLGERIQQLDHQDPSHMVVPAVHKLRADVAELFGRTIGTDPANSDIHYLAESQRMNTRPYFVREKTAGMTGCNFAVAETGTVVVCTNEGNADLSANVPPLHIASIGIEKLIPTIADLGVFVRMLSRSALGSPITQYTSHFRAPRPGTEMHYILVDNGRSERLGMDDFWYSLKCIRCGACMNTCPVYRRSGGLSYGGTYSGPIGAIINPTYDLKRYSALPFASTMNGSCTNVCPVKVNIHEQIYKWRAVIAEKHEVPFVKQEVLKMAGRLLASPTLYRATVASLGGALKRLPNFVLYNPLNIWGRQRDLPEAPAETFHEWYKKNRKAAK; from the coding sequence ATGAGCAAAACCGTTCGTATCGATCACGCGAAAGCCGCCGGCGCGTTTCTGCAGAAGCCGGATCACGTCGCCTTTCACGACAAGCGTCTGTGGGACTTGCGCATGAAACGCGACGCGCAGGCGCACGGCATTCCCGAGTGGGAGACGCTGCGCGATCTCGCGTCGGGCATCAAGGAACATACGCTGTCGAACCTCGCGGACTACATCGCGCAATTCGCGGATCAGGCCGCGAAAAACGGCGTCGTCGTGCACTTCGCCGCCGATGCGCAGGAGCACAACGAACTCGTCTACCAGCTGATGAGCGAGCGCGGCATGACATCGCTCGTCAAGAGCAAGTCGATGCTCACCGACGAGTGCTACATGCGCGACTATCTGGAGCCGCGCGGCATCACGGTGATGGAAACCGATCTCGGCGAGCGCATCCAGCAGCTCGATCATCAGGATCCGAGCCACATGGTCGTGCCGGCCGTGCACAAGCTGCGCGCGGACGTGGCCGAGCTGTTCGGCCGCACGATCGGCACCGATCCCGCCAACAGCGACATCCACTATCTCGCCGAAAGCCAGCGCATGAACACGCGGCCGTATTTCGTGCGCGAGAAGACGGCGGGCATGACCGGCTGCAACTTCGCGGTGGCGGAGACGGGCACGGTGGTCGTCTGCACGAACGAGGGCAACGCGGATTTGTCGGCGAACGTGCCGCCGCTGCATATTGCGTCGATCGGCATCGAGAAGCTGATTCCGACCATTGCCGATCTCGGCGTGTTCGTGCGCATGCTGTCGCGCAGCGCGCTCGGCTCGCCGATCACGCAGTACACGTCGCACTTTCGCGCGCCGCGGCCGGGCACGGAGATGCACTACATTCTGGTCGACAACGGCCGCTCCGAGCGTCTCGGCATGGACGACTTCTGGTACTCGCTCAAGTGCATCCGCTGCGGCGCGTGCATGAATACGTGTCCGGTGTATCGGCGCAGCGGCGGCTTGTCGTATGGCGGTACGTATTCCGGGCCGATCGGCGCGATCATCAATCCGACTTACGATCTGAAGCGCTACAGCGCGCTGCCGTTCGCCTCCACGATGAACGGCAGTTGCACCAACGTGTGTCCGGTGAAGGTGAACATCCACGAGCAGATCTACAAGTGGCGCGCGGTGATCGCGGAGAAGCACGAAGTGCCGTTCGTGAAGCAGGAAGTGCTGAAGATGGCGGGGCGCCTGCTCGCGAGTCCGACGCTGTATCGCGCGACGGTGGCCTCGCTCGGCGGCGCGCTCAAGCGCCTGCCCAACTTCGTGCTCTACAACCCGCTCAACATCTGGGGACGCCAGCGCGATCTGCCCGAAGCGCCCGCCGAAACATTTCACGAGTGGTACAAGAAAAACCGGAAGGCCGCCAAATGA
- a CDS encoding (Fe-S)-binding protein, producing MKVALFVPCFIDAFYPQVGIATLELLERLGLDVDYPQDQTCCGQPMANSGAHKDAAGAERVFVRNFADYDYVVGPSASCTHHVREHFTAIEQTSAVQKVRRNTYELVEFLHDVLDVREFPWAEFPHRVGLHNSCSAVRHLRETSNSEVAATPFSKPRALLERVKGIEFVAPARPDECCGFGGTFSVTEEAVSVRMGQDKVRDHVGAGAEYIVSGDMSCLMHQQGCAERLKLDAKFIHIAQVLNGAQG from the coding sequence ATGAAAGTTGCCCTGTTCGTTCCCTGTTTCATCGACGCCTTCTATCCGCAGGTCGGCATCGCCACGCTCGAATTGCTCGAGCGTCTGGGGCTCGATGTCGACTATCCGCAGGACCAGACGTGCTGCGGCCAGCCCATGGCCAACAGCGGCGCGCACAAGGACGCCGCCGGCGCCGAGCGCGTGTTCGTGCGCAATTTCGCCGATTACGATTATGTGGTCGGGCCATCGGCGAGTTGCACGCATCATGTGCGCGAGCATTTCACCGCGATCGAGCAGACCAGCGCCGTGCAGAAGGTGCGCCGCAATACCTACGAGCTGGTCGAATTCCTGCACGACGTGCTCGATGTGCGCGAATTTCCGTGGGCCGAGTTTCCGCATCGGGTCGGGCTGCATAACAGTTGCAGCGCGGTGCGGCATCTGCGCGAGACATCGAATTCGGAAGTCGCGGCCACGCCTTTCTCGAAGCCGCGCGCGTTGCTCGAACGCGTGAAGGGCATCGAGTTCGTCGCGCCGGCGCGTCCCGATGAATGCTGCGGCTTCGGCGGCACGTTTTCCGTTACCGAAGAAGCCGTCTCCGTGCGCATGGGGCAGGACAAGGTGCGCGATCATGTCGGCGCGGGCGCGGAGTACATCGTGTCGGGCGACATGTCGTGCCTGATGCATCAGCAGGGCTGCGCCGAACGGCTGAAACTCGATGCGAAGTTCATCCACATTGCGCAGGTTCTGAACGGAGCGCAGGGATGA
- a CDS encoding FadR/GntR family transcriptional regulator produces the protein MTFQPVQSHSYARVRISDVVSGQIRELISTGTLLPGQRLPAERDLAEQLNVSRPSLREALIRLESDGFIRAAGRGGFVVSDVTAPLVSHPLAALLEQQPNASADVLELRHGLETLSTAYAAERATQADLARIAAAFEALQAAVAEKSTRIAEKDAAFHLAIADATHNVALTHVMHGLNELVRESMLTSHRLVDYDDDVEANLLAQHRAIFDAIVARDPSRARECAGAHLDYVRTLYRERPARAGRATHPANGATNT, from the coding sequence ATGACCTTCCAGCCTGTCCAATCGCATTCCTACGCCCGCGTGCGCATCTCGGATGTCGTGTCCGGACAAATCCGCGAACTGATTTCGACCGGCACGCTGTTGCCCGGCCAGCGGCTCCCCGCCGAGCGTGATCTGGCCGAGCAGCTGAACGTATCGCGTCCGTCGTTGCGTGAGGCGCTGATCCGGCTGGAATCGGACGGCTTCATTCGCGCGGCCGGGCGCGGCGGCTTCGTCGTGTCGGATGTGACGGCGCCGCTCGTGTCGCATCCGCTCGCGGCGCTCCTCGAACAGCAGCCGAACGCAAGCGCCGATGTACTGGAACTCCGTCACGGCCTGGAGACGCTGTCGACCGCCTACGCCGCCGAGCGCGCCACGCAGGCCGATCTCGCGCGCATCGCGGCGGCGTTCGAGGCGTTGCAGGCGGCCGTCGCCGAGAAAAGCACGCGCATCGCGGAAAAGGATGCGGCGTTTCATCTGGCAATTGCCGACGCGACCCACAACGTCGCGCTGACGCACGTGATGCACGGCCTCAACGAACTGGTTCGCGAATCGATGCTCACGTCGCACCGTCTCGTCGATTACGACGACGATGTCGAAGCGAACCTGCTCGCGCAGCATCGCGCGATCTTCGATGCCATCGTCGCGCGCGATCCGTCGCGGGCGCGGGAATGCGCGGGCGCGCATCTGGATTACGTGCGCACGCTGTATCGCGAGCGTCCGGCACGCGCGGGCCGCGCGACGCACCCGGCCAATGGCGCGACAAATACGTAA
- a CDS encoding CreA family protein has product MKRSVLASAASLATLLVTLCGATHAHAEEIASVNTNFRFTGSDRVSVEAYDDPLVQGVTCYVSRARTGGVKGTLGIAEDPSEASIACRQVAPIKFAGPLKQKTDVFSAGMSFIFKTLHVVRIVDAKRNTLVYLTYSDRIATGSPKNSVTAVPVPEGTTIPVK; this is encoded by the coding sequence ATGAAACGCTCCGTCCTTGCATCGGCTGCATCGCTCGCGACTCTGCTGGTCACTCTTTGCGGCGCGACGCACGCGCACGCGGAGGAAATCGCCAGCGTCAACACCAACTTCCGCTTTACCGGCTCGGATCGCGTCTCCGTCGAGGCCTACGACGATCCGCTTGTGCAGGGCGTGACCTGCTATGTGTCGCGGGCGCGCACGGGCGGCGTGAAAGGCACGCTCGGCATCGCGGAAGATCCGTCGGAGGCGTCGATCGCGTGCCGGCAGGTCGCGCCGATCAAGTTTGCCGGGCCGCTCAAGCAGAAAACCGACGTATTCTCGGCGGGCATGTCGTTCATCTTCAAGACGCTGCATGTGGTTCGTATCGTCGATGCGAAGCGCAATACGCTCGTCTATCTGACGTATAGCGACCGCATCGCGACCGGCAGTCCGAAGAACAGCGTGACGGCGGTGCCCGTGCCCGAAGGCACGACCATACCGGTCAAGTGA
- a CDS encoding helix-turn-helix transcriptional regulator translates to MTAAHFRDAARYWRSPLVPDADMVTAEYYDHEFTPHWHDAYTVPVIEAGAECFDYRGAHHIAEAGSVPVINPGEVHTGARAVDAGWRYRVFYLPVPFVENVAWEMAGRPAASPWFPDDIIRDADLARRLVIAHRLLEGGADPLAAETALVDAVTTLIGRHALERVDIEPLAADAHRVATMKSRLADDLLEPLTLAELAQTVGLSTFHAARLFTRETGLAPHAWRNQMRIVRALPALRAGASVTAVAAASGFTDQSHFTRHFKRAFGVPPGRWR, encoded by the coding sequence ATGACCGCCGCCCATTTCCGCGATGCTGCACGCTACTGGCGCTCGCCGCTCGTGCCCGACGCGGACATGGTCACCGCGGAGTACTACGACCACGAGTTCACGCCGCACTGGCACGACGCCTACACGGTGCCGGTGATCGAAGCGGGCGCGGAGTGCTTCGACTATCGCGGCGCGCATCACATAGCCGAAGCGGGCTCGGTGCCGGTGATCAATCCCGGCGAAGTGCATACGGGCGCGCGCGCCGTCGATGCGGGCTGGCGTTATCGCGTGTTCTATCTGCCGGTGCCGTTCGTCGAAAATGTTGCGTGGGAGATGGCCGGACGGCCGGCGGCGTCGCCGTGGTTTCCCGACGACATCATCCGTGACGCCGATCTGGCGCGGCGGCTCGTTATCGCGCATCGTCTGCTGGAGGGCGGCGCCGATCCGCTTGCGGCTGAAACGGCGCTCGTCGATGCCGTGACTACATTGATCGGCCGCCATGCGCTGGAACGGGTCGACATCGAACCGCTCGCCGCCGATGCGCACCGCGTCGCCACGATGAAATCCCGCCTCGCCGACGATCTGCTCGAACCGCTGACGCTCGCCGAACTGGCGCAGACGGTCGGCCTCTCGACCTTCCACGCCGCACGCCTCTTCACGCGCGAAACCGGACTCGCGCCGCACGCGTGGCGCAACCAGATGCGCATCGTGCGGGCGCTGCCGGCGTTGCGCGCGGGCGCATCCGTTACCGCCGTCGCGGCGGCGAGCGGCTTCACCGACCAGAGCCATTTCACGCGCCATTTCAAGCGCGCGTTTGGCGTGCCGCCGGGGCGTTGGCGCTGA
- a CDS encoding AzlC family ABC transporter permease, which yields MKATPVQPSGAALREFAAGARDTIPMMVGAAPFGVIFGTLVTASPLSLWHGQFMSLAVFAGSAQFIAVGLIASQASFAVIWATTLVVNLRHVLYSATLAPYVAHLPRRWRWTLAGFLTDEVFAVAYAHYQKRPPGETGPHYFFGSCLSMYLNWQMWTLIGLLFGAAFPGLKSLGLDFAMVATFIAIIVPQLVALRFVAAALASGVLSFAWQGWPYKLGLLAAVLVGVVVGMVLTLIENRPQAKNRLKNPKERTQ from the coding sequence TTGAAAGCAACACCCGTTCAGCCATCCGGCGCCGCACTGCGCGAATTCGCCGCCGGCGCGCGCGACACCATCCCGATGATGGTCGGCGCGGCGCCCTTCGGCGTGATCTTCGGCACGCTCGTCACCGCAAGTCCGCTCTCGCTTTGGCACGGCCAGTTCATGTCGCTCGCGGTTTTCGCGGGCTCGGCGCAGTTCATCGCGGTCGGGTTGATCGCGTCGCAGGCGAGTTTCGCCGTCATCTGGGCGACGACGCTCGTCGTCAATCTGCGTCACGTGCTCTACTCGGCAACGCTCGCGCCCTATGTCGCGCATCTGCCGCGACGCTGGCGCTGGACGCTCGCGGGCTTCCTGACCGACGAAGTGTTCGCCGTCGCCTACGCGCATTATCAGAAGCGTCCGCCGGGCGAAACCGGTCCGCACTATTTCTTCGGCTCGTGTCTGTCGATGTATCTGAACTGGCAGATGTGGACGCTCATCGGCCTGCTGTTCGGCGCGGCGTTCCCGGGCCTCAAGTCGCTCGGACTCGACTTCGCGATGGTCGCCACGTTCATCGCGATCATCGTGCCGCAACTCGTCGCGCTGCGGTTCGTCGCGGCGGCGCTCGCATCGGGCGTGCTGTCGTTCGCCTGGCAGGGCTGGCCGTACAAGCTCGGGCTGCTCGCCGCGGTGCTCGTGGGCGTCGTCGTGGGCATGGTGCTCACGCTGATCGAAAACCGGCCGCAGGCAAAGAACCGCCTGAAGAATCCAAAGGAACGCACGCAATGA
- a CDS encoding AzlD domain-containing protein → MNAATSNYVLLIVGMAVVTYAIRAAVFVLGERLPFPPVVRTALSFVPVTVLTAIIVPMTVSPHGGGAEITWRNPQLVAAVVAIIVCVVTKRPLVTIAVSLAVFFLWQFAVLR, encoded by the coding sequence ATGAACGCCGCAACGTCCAACTATGTGCTGCTGATCGTCGGCATGGCCGTGGTCACGTATGCGATCCGCGCCGCCGTGTTCGTGCTGGGCGAGCGTCTGCCGTTTCCGCCTGTCGTGCGTACTGCACTGTCATTCGTGCCGGTGACGGTGCTCACCGCGATCATCGTGCCGATGACCGTCTCCCCGCACGGCGGCGGCGCCGAAATCACCTGGCGTAATCCGCAACTGGTCGCGGCCGTGGTCGCGATCATCGTGTGCGTGGTGACGAAGCGGCCGCTCGTGACGATCGCGGTGTCGCTCGCCGTGTTCTTCCTGTGGCAGTTCGCCGTGTTGCGCTAA
- a CDS encoding DUF4088 family protein, giving the protein MPQITLSLRDETIASLQRDFDAFLRLSLKLDPQFVTPSFEDFLRAKLLDNPMPLTEQAVQRMLTHGQYAWAKRALDKEFPDVVEILIRQAAEHGFAFAIRADWTAEDLVKASREWATAIVTEANGDVSQVDMLASQIKSAAADIREVEEKMQTPAWRLADSLRQRVYEGKIAVETSVGSTAREKLGELRGLLRLGIFYGSIQKQEAQQVLEYLRSLRPELFIEEPYDGFTRFAGWLRSIFSPSPRTPRASRAPR; this is encoded by the coding sequence ATGCCTCAAATCACCCTTTCGCTTCGCGACGAAACGATCGCTTCGCTGCAACGCGACTTCGACGCGTTTCTTCGTCTGTCGCTGAAGCTCGATCCGCAATTCGTCACGCCTTCGTTCGAAGACTTCCTGCGCGCGAAGCTGCTCGACAATCCGATGCCGCTCACCGAGCAGGCCGTGCAGCGCATGCTCACGCACGGCCAGTACGCGTGGGCCAAGCGCGCGCTCGACAAGGAGTTTCCGGATGTCGTCGAAATCCTGATTCGTCAGGCGGCCGAGCACGGTTTCGCGTTCGCGATCCGCGCCGACTGGACGGCCGAGGATCTCGTGAAGGCGTCGCGCGAGTGGGCGACGGCTATCGTCACCGAAGCGAACGGCGACGTGTCGCAAGTGGACATGCTCGCGTCGCAGATCAAGTCAGCGGCGGCGGACATCCGCGAAGTGGAAGAGAAAATGCAGACGCCCGCGTGGCGGCTCGCCGATTCGCTGCGTCAGCGCGTGTACGAAGGCAAGATTGCGGTGGAAACGAGCGTCGGTTCGACGGCGCGCGAGAAGCTCGGCGAGTTGCGCGGCCTGCTCCGGCTCGGCATTTTCTATGGCTCGATTCAGAAGCAGGAAGCCCAGCAGGTGCTGGAATATCTGCGCTCGCTGCGGCCGGAGTTGTTCATCGAAGAGCCGTACGATGGCTTCACGCGCTTCGCCGGCTGGCTGCGCAGCATTTTCTCGCCGTCGCCGCGCACGCCGCGCGCCTCGCGGGCGCCGCGCTGA